ACTATAGTATTAAACTTACTATCAGTCTTacaccaaacatagcatgagtGTCATTTCTGTGTGTGGCCAAAGCAGATTTCAATTGTCCATTTTCTAGTACACCAACATGCTGTGTTACAGTTTTACATGACGCCAGGGTAACAAACTGATTGGTCTGATGTAACTGGATTTTGGTTTCTGCTCCGTGCATTGAACCTGGTGGctggtgaaaaaaaatatgtttatactgcattttcatttatttcttgtGTACCagttttcatggatatttgactGTGGTTTAGAAAAATTCTGTATTCAAGACTTCAAAAAATATGTGTTAAGCTGTATGCCACCTGTCAGTAAAGAGGATTGTTCACACAAAATCATATGCATGTGTCTATCTCttggtatatatatagaacCTCCAATTTTTCATGCCTTATTTTTGCACTCTAATTGCAGATTCTACATtgaacaagagtgcacacgctgaaatgtctcgccttctttacttatcattgatattatgttgatagtcctaaatataaagctttattacaactgtcacataaattGAACATTAACCAAAATCCAATGAACCATATAAAAATGAGTTCAATGTCAGATGGACagtgccaggcagacatgtacagctaacaattcttccatacaacaattatagttgacctattgcttacagATTGAGAataacagaccaaaacacaaaaacttaacactgagcaatgaaccattAAAAGgcggtcaaggtcaaataaaacctgcacaactgacatatagatcattaaatgattccatacatcaaatgtagttgacctattgcatatagaataagaaaaaaagaccaaaaatcaaaaacttaaatttgaccactgaaccatgaaaatgaggtcaaggtcagatgacacttgtcagctagacatgtacaccttacaatcattccatacaccaaatatagtagacctattgcatacagtaaaagaaaaacagaccaaaacacaaaaaaataactataaccactgaaccatgaaaatgaggtcaaggtcagatgacacctgccagttggacatgtacaccttacagtccttctatacaccaaatataaaagACCTATTGCCTATAGTATCTGAgttatggacttgaccaccaaaacttaaccttgttaaCTGATCCATGATAtaaggtcgaggtcaagtgaaaactgtctgatgggCATGAGAACCTTGCAAGATACGCGCATAACAATTATTGTTATCCTactacttataataagagagaatttaaccactgaaccatgaaaatgaggtcaaggtcagatgacacttgccagctagacatgtacaccttacaatcattccatacaccaaatatagtagacctattgcatacagtaaaagaaaaacagaccaaaacacaaaaaaataactataaccactgaaccatgaaaatgaggtcaaggtcagatgacacctgccagttggacatgtacaccttacagtccttctatacaccaaatataaaagacaaattgcCTATAGTATCTGAgttatggacttgaccaccaaaacttaaccttgttaaCTGATCCATGATAtaaggtcgaggtcaagtgaaaactgtctgatgggCATGAGAACCTTGCAAGATACGCGCATAACAATTATTGTTATCCTactacttataataagagagaattcaacattacagaaaatcttaactttttttttcaagtagtcactgaaccatgaaaatggggtcaagaacatttaacatgtgactgacagaaactttgtaacatgaggcatctataaacaaagtatgaagcatccaggtcatccaacttctaaaatataaagcttttaagaagtgagctaacaccactcgacaaaaatgatataatactgacaagaataaagttattaaatatcagcatattatttcatttcttatttCTCTCTTTTTAAGGGGTCTCATACTagtacataaaaaaatacctgAGTTACCAGTTTTTAATTCAGAACTTGATTTATGATAAGGAGCACAATTCTTATTTAGAGACAGTGAACAGTTCCAATGTTTTCATTAATAAACCTTAACAAAGCTACAAGGAAACAACTATTGTGACTATGTAAAAACTACACTTACCATGTGCACTAGCTGTGTTAAGCCATTGACAATTGCAATGTAGTTATTGTTGTTATGGAGACGAACTTGGTTGTTATTCTCATTTACGACAGTCCATaaagctgaaatataaaaaataaaccatttaaagttacatgtttattaaaagCAAACTGAAATAAGAGCAACATTTTTAAGCTTTTCAAGACTCACATTGGAATTCCCACAATAAgccaatttgaatttttttgccCACAGTAAATCTTTGCCAGCATTTATTGccctttttgtttgtttgatcaAGTACCTGTGAAAATTTTTGTGACCTAGTCTTTAATATCAACTAGCAGAGAATCAATGCTGTGCACCACTTCCATCAGCCACTCACTTGTATTAATTAGTGACAATGTATAGGGATATTCAGATGGCTCATGATACTTACTATTAAAAGCCTGAGGTCCCTCTGCCCCACATCCGTCAATGACTAACTGTTGTGTTGGTGACATAACAATCTGTAGTGATCGTCCACTTGCTCTGGATACTAACTGTACTACATTGTTTGTCTGGAAAGTTTGCtgaaaaattatatcatatatatattgatgtaaatttttacaaagcaaaacaatattgttattgtttgtgcATTAATTTTCTCCAAGGAGTTGGTTGTTGGTTTAGTCGGTTTAACATCATTGGTGATATCTACtttcttttctatttataattgattttaaaataaagtttcattaagaaaaaacaaaaagttaattTTTCCTGGAAGATGTGtgattatgaattaaaaaaatatatatttcttcataGGTAGGAACAGCCTGATATAAAGTTACTTCTTATTCTACTAAGGTTATATCTTTTTCAGTGATCTATTTACAATCAAATAAGAAATAGTGCATACTTCGTCTTTTAGtgcaaaatgtaacaataaatCTAACTTCTATGGTGTGCATTCCACTATGTTAATTACCTATTCTCGTTAATTCCATCTGGTGCCAATGTTTTTTTACCTTCTTTTAAAAAACTCACACCTTGTTTGACTGCATGGGCAATTTGTTGCCAATTTACCAGAAGTTTTCTGtcttatactttttttcaagaagaaattaaaatgtttgactCTAGTCTAGTTACCAGTCTACTTACCAAAATATTTCCAGTCTCACATTGCTTGACAGCATGGTCTATCTGGTTACCAGCCCAATTCAGACCTTTTTCAACCTCCCTGCCTACACTGTTCACTTCTTTCATGATTGATCCGAACAAACCTGGCTATAAGATCAAGAAATTATTGTGTATTAAATTTTCTAACTATTGGAATAcagttttaaacaattaaagcaaaattaaaataaacagctgcaccAAGAGTGTATGATATGCCTTTTCAAATGCATATGATCATTTAGTAATTAAAATAcctatgtaaaaacaaaatgcctgatgaaaatgtctttttttcttatgttaagTAATTGCAATggtttatcattataaaatgatacTGAAATAAAATGGACAGTTGGTCTGAGTTTTTGCATATATTTTCATTGAATTATTCAAACTTTGCTTAGCTTTGGCATGTTTGGGAccagaaaataataaacattattcATTACAATCAAAACTTAATGCAATCTATTTGATTATTCTACTTACAGATGATTTATGTATAACTCTTGTTTGTGGCTGCTGGTTAACATATATTGTTGTctgtgaaataaacaaaaacataggaTTAGTTATCTTCTTTACACTAAGTCTGTGATTGGTCAAAATGAAAATCATTGATCAGATATTCTGTTAATATCAGGTTTGCGCTAAGCTGTTTTGTCACACTAATCTTCACTTATGACATTTTGTTATACATATATCTGTTTacacaataattaaaattataatgaaatttcatgaaaaatgtACAACATTACGTATGGCAAGGGAGATAACAAGAGTTAACTATTGGTTACATGTGAAAAGGCATGAACATAACCATGCATTTTTATCGTTTTTTGTACAtctattttttgtgtttgttctgtacaatattctttttattttccagTTATCCATTTTATGGGTCTATCATATGTTACAAAATAATCCCCAAAATTTATCTAGGATGGCTGTTTTCTGAGGAAGGTGACATTTGTAATATGtagtattacatgtataaaatactTATATTATAACAACTATACCTACATTGGATGCTTGACCAGCTGGTGGTCCTTGGTACTGATATGGTGGTGGAGGTCCTTTATGTGCCATTGTCTATcgagaattataaaaaaacacaaattaaacacatatcatgcatattgccggaaataaatcaaattttaacagTAGATGTATCAGCTGACCTACAAATAAAGCATCTGAAACTGTTTTTTAAAGTCTTATCTGACAATAGTCACAATACACACACTGTGAATTCacaaattattgtgtgcatttattattgtgaaatttttaaagaatgGACAAAACATGAGGTTTATTAATGTGTTTTCAGGAAATATATATTGAATCTCAGAAGTCCTTCTGTAGCACCGTAGATTGTTTGCCTAGAGTAAGAGTTCTATCCCTAACCTTGTCAAactacaaaattgaaaattgtgtGTAATTTACTTAATCTTCACACAGCATTTACATTTAACTTGAAATATCACAGTCAGAAAATGTGTCTAGGTAAGGcgactttcttcttcaattTGTAACCTTGCAAACTTATAAGCACtttgaatatataaatcatACACAGAGTGTCAGACTCGCAcaattgattgactgattggtCGTTGGTGTTTATGGCCACTTTTAGCACCATGGGTATGATTTAAACTTGTAACCTTTGTTGACATGCTAGCTAGTGATACAGTTACTGAGTAGATGAACTTCATGTATGTATATCACTCACATAAATCCTTTGTATAGTGTATACTAGTGCACAAAACCAATAGGGAAATAACCCTCCTACaggttagatttaaaaaaaaaaaaaatagtacccctatacatgtattatccaAAACCTTGATGTTataagaagtgtttttttttttttttttaaatgcatgtaGACAATTAACTTCCTAATAGCATGGCTTTAATGGGGACCAAAAATGCTAATAAAGccctttttttttgtgaactgaaatctgtaaaaataacaggttccactaaaataaaataaataggaCACTTcatagtgggtctcattggggtctaagcgtgatgcgggattgccaattttttgtaagcgtgacacgtgaaagtcaaattactGTGGCATGAAAATGGGAAATAAAGTCCAGCAGGACACAGGAAATTACAAAGAAATGAGAATTGCATACATATATAGTGTAAAcgggatacaggaatctgacaaaacagtaagcaggatccgggatcagaaccccccaatgagacccccttcataaacatctaaactttgcctgtatttttctTCCTGTAACAAATAAAGTCCTAAACTATGGGaacaaacatttttctttatttaaacatacttaATACACACTGTACGTGTCAATTGTAAATTAACTTGCAATTAttatgttgtggccaaaccAGTTCTTAGGGTaaacactaaattttcaaatatatctaGAATTTGTTGATTAACCTAGGCCTTGATTAACAAGTTTATTTCATGAAACTATTTCTAACATTCTAAGTGAACAAATATTGAAGGTATAATACAGAAATTGGACAAAGACACCattgaaacatatttatgtGAAAAATACAGTCAAaatttagatgtttatgaagtgtcctatattttgacttttatagtGGAACCTTAATAAAACTTCAATGAgatgtacaaaattaaattcaaacaGCCTAATACAGGACTCACCTTAAAATAATTCAGAATGTATTATAAATTCAAGTGTAAAGaacagatataaatatatgagGATTAACCGCAGGTGTAATACCCTAAATAGGTTGTAGTTATGTGTAATTGTTTATGGTATGATCAGGTGATGTCAACAGTGAATGAGAATTAGTCATTTTCTCAAACTATACGGTTGTTCGCTTCCAgacatttgaaatgttttgaatttacatGTCATGTTCGATTCCTTAATTAAAATACAGCTAACAACTTACTCTATCAAGGAAAATAGGGCCTaatgaaagtatgaaaatacTTTGCTTCGTCTACTTTCGATTTCCTAGTTCTTAATTTGTTCTAGATCACAAGTGCGTTTGTTTTGCAAACTGTTTATGTAAATTGAATCTTCCTCCATTGTAGGAGCACCTCTTATGAGTAAGCCTCCACCAATATAAcaagatgcttcgcagggcgtagctttatacgaccgcagaggttgaaccctgaagggttggggcaagtatggacacaacattcaagctggattcagctctaaatttggattgtgattaaatagttgacacagcataggtttctgacacagaaagaaagtgttctaatgaacttaaaatttttgttttctcttagagcaattcactatgctgttcaatattaatcctctcaaaaaaatgtttgaagaaattttctttttatttatgaaatttcaaatgagaaaagttgaacccaatttttgaatcacatccccctttcccttattccaaaactaatctcaattaaaatattctaatggagtttgcaacaataactactcatttaaatacatcataaaatattaagatgtaaaaaaactgcttgttatcactgaatggtaaagattatttaaatttatcagttggtagtaaaaagtgaatatacattgtatattgtatataacaaagatttttaagttgattctggacaaagaaagataactccaattaaaaaaattcttgcaataagatatttcttgcttactattttggacaaagaaagataactctaattaaaaaaaaaattgctatttcacaatattgtgaaattagatatttcttgccattgcacaatactgtgcaattgaaaagacttgctattgcacaatacttaatataataattttagatcctgatttggaccaacttgaaaactgggcccataatcaaaaatcttagtacatgtttggattcagcatatcaaagaaccccaatatttcaatttttgttaaaatcaaactaagtttaattttggaccctttggactttaatgtagaccaatttgaaaacaagaccaaaaatgaggaatctacatacacagttatatttggcatatcaaagaaccccatttattcaatttttgatgaaatcaaacaaagtttaattttggaccccgatttggaccaacttgaaaactgggccgataatcaagaatctaagtacatttttagattcagcatatcaaagaaccctaccgattaattttttgtcaaaatcaaacgaagtttaattttggaccctttggaccttaatgtagaccaatttgaaaacaggaccaaaagttaaaaatctacatacacagttagattcggcatatcaaagaaccccaattattcaattttgatgaaatcaaacaaagtttaattttggaccctttgggccccttattcctaaactgttgggaccaaaactcccaaaatcattaccaaccttccttttatggtcataaaccttgtgtttaaatttcatagatttctatttacttatactaaagttatggtgcgaaaaccaagaaaaatgcttatttgggtccctttttggcccctaattcctaaactgttgggacctaaactcccaaaatcaataccaaccttccttttgtggtcataaacattgtgtttaaatttcattattttctatttacttaaactaaagttattgagcgaaaaccaagaataatgcttatttgggcccttttttggcccctaattcctacactgttgaaaccaaaactcccaaaatcaatcccaacctttcttttgtggtcataaaccttgtgtcaaaatttcatagatttctattaacttaaactaaagttatagtgcgaaaaccaagaaaatgcttatttgggccctttttggccccttattcctaaaatgttgggaccaaaactcccaaaatcaataccaaccttccttttgtggtcataaaccttgtgataaaattttatagatttatattcacttttactaaagttagagtgcgaaaactgaaagtattcggacgacgacgacgacgacgacgccaacgtgatagcaatatacgacgaaatttttctcaaaatttgcggtcgtataaaaatcaatataccccgttattagaatttttttaaattaaacaagaagtaattaaaacattttgaacaaaaaatcCTTATCAGGCTGTGATAAAGATGAAATCCATTTACTGATTCATGTGAACATTTTAACTCTGATAATTAGATGCTCTCTTTGACTTTGTTTGCCATAAAATACCCAACTTAACTTTAATACTAAATAATAAgcaaaattaagttttaaatattcataaagctgTGAAGAGTTGAAGACAATCAGGTTCTTAAAactgtttgaaattttgtcaagtCCATACGAGTTAGATGTATAAACttcttagggagctaccatttgatttttaggggggggggggggggggggctaggatgaaatttgaaaaaaataggcaggacaggagttttgagtaaaaaaaaaggaaggaTGAGAcactttccaaaaaaaaaaatgaaaggacgacaatataggtaaaaaaactaaaaactcagaataaactaaaaaaaaaaggagtcACCGAACacagtgaaaaataaaaatgcaggacagagattacagttttaaaaaaatgcaggacaaaatttctcatcctagccccccctaaaaatcaaatggtagctcccttatataaatacattataaacTATAGATTTAACcaacttaagtttttttttatacattttaattgtaTTGCAATTGTGTGTGTTTAATTCTGAAATGTATATATGAGAATCAATGTTTTTTCCCTACTCGTATCACATGTACACAGATGGGTTCTGACAAGGCCGTAACTACCCTTGAGGCAAGTGAGGCAATTGCCTCACTAAAATTTCGACactgattaatttttttatacatatatacaaataaaatagtcTTCTGTTGTTCTGTCTCAACCTTAATTTCTATAACTTGTCATCATTCCTTTCAAACTATTCTTCCTGGATATAACTCGGCATCTCAACGGGTGATGTTTCTCAATTACATTAACCTAGAAACGATAATCATCATGGGTCTCTGGTTAAAAACAGGCTCTTGCAGAAAAAGGAAAAGCGACACTGAAGGTAAAGAAGGAATAATTCTAGTAAACTAATTTGTTTGTGAACGTAGTCTGAGTATTGCATATAACTTCACTAGAACAATCCAAAAACGATAAGTAGACGGACAAATCAAGTAGTGGGTATCGCAAGGGGGCAGTCCTGTCTGTGTATTCATTTCTCCGTTTCATCAACTTTAATCTTTCTCTttacagataaataaaatataaataatatgaaacatgCATGGATTAGTTTTTCATGATCCATGTTTCTTTaacttaaaaattgaaagaacaTCCAATATTCCAATTTGACATTATTGAGGAATGGTATAGAACCTTTATCACAGGATTTTGTCTTTACTTATTCGGGACTACGGAATTTCATTTCTTTCTATTCGGGTTTTGGAATCAGACACCCCCAACCACTATCCCCTAAATTTATAGATTCTGGAACTAAAATACCACCGACTATTTccagaaataatttgaaattacggACCTACATGTAAACGTCAAAACTCCATTTTAATTCCCCTGTACCCATATCATATATACTTACTCTATAGATagatcatatacatgtatcgaTCTTATCTCATTCTATCCCTAGTTTGTTTACTCTTTGTCAGCATACAAGcgagtttaatattttgtaactgaGACTGTATTATGGTGCTAGCCTTTATAGGAAAGCTTAATTCCCTTTTGCAAACAAAACTGTTACTACCGATGCTGCTACCGAATTGCTGATGGAGAAGGAATTGGAAGAAGACATTGATCATTGTGTTGATGATAATGTGCTACCTTTAGAAACACAGACTGCCCTGAAACGACTGAAATCTAGGAAAAGAGCATACATGAGTGGCGAGAGGTTGTGCGGTCTTGCCATGCTCCATGTCCATCGCGATAAGGATATCAGCAGACCAAAATTAAGATTCTAAAACAATTTGACTGAACCCACCATAGAAATAATTGGAAAACTCTACTGAATCGgtgtttgttttatgttctgGCGGCAGACttaaattgatatttggatgataaTCTTACatacaaattcaaataaagttgttaaaaatttggtattagtaaaaatctttaaatatgtacaatttatataaaaactgtccaaattcaaaacattatcaaactCTCTAAAAATGCCTAAAATGCAGGATTTTGCACCATTCATTTCataccccccaaaaaaaattttcGCCTCGCTTCGCTCGCCTCAATTATTCTGCCTCACTAAAATAAGATGCCTAGTTACGGCCTTGGTTCATGATAGGTAATCTATTCCATGACTTACTCAATTaggaaaacatatataatgGGTTCATGATAGTTTATCTGTCACAAGACTTACTCAATTGGGCACTCACTTAATGGGTTCATGATAGTTTATCTATCACATGACTCACTCAATTGGGAACACATATAATGGGTTCATGATAGGTTATCTATCACATGACTTACTCAATTGGGTACTCATATAATGGGTTCATGGTATAGGTTATCTATCACATGACTACCTCATTAGGTTCTCGTATAATGGGTTCATGATAGGTTAATTATCTATCACAGGACTTACTCAATTGGGAACTCATATAATGGGTTCATGATAGTTTATCTATCACATGACTTACTCATTTGGGTACTCATATAATGGGTTCATGGAATAGGTTATCTATCACATGACTTTCTCAATTGGGTGCTCATATAATGGGTTCATGGTATAGGTTATCTATCACATGACTTACTCATTTGGGTACTCATATAATGGGTTCATGATAGGTTATATATcacgaaaaaaaatctttaattttgcATTAAGATATATTTGATGACGTTCTTTCCATTAAAAATCCACTTTTTGATTGGGTTCCATTTATATTTCCtacagaactagaaattaaaggtACAACAGAAACAGCTTCCTCTGCCTCAGTTTTAGACTTGTACCTCAAATTTGACATGAATGGTCATCTCAGACAGTACCTGAATCTATGACAAACTAgacaatttcaattttgaaattatcaattttcctCACCTTAGTAGCAGAATACCATTTCcccctgcatatgggatataccTTTCCCAAATCATTCGTTTTTCAGGAGCTTGcagagtagaaagttgatgaaccagatGCACATCAAAGAACATCTCATCTTTCtgtgttgataaatattctgcaacaatttcataaataatacaCAATGGCTTTGAAATATGGTTCAAGGAACTGACATTGTTTGCCATCTTTCAATAACCAGTTATAATATTCTATTTCTTGTCTCTGtaattagttatttttttactttttagtctatatttgttttgttttttttgctctAGTGCTTTATTTGAATGcattattgtttttcattgttgacatatttgattgtttttataatgattaagattataacacaatgttgactgctgaaaccctatttttgacatgtttacctattatgtctgttagttttgttcacacatcctTCTATTGTTAATATAACAGATTTTTTATGTCACATGCCATACAAGTGATAGGTTtagctagccataaaaccaggtttaatccaccactTTCTACATAAGAACATGTCtttaccatgtcaggaatattacaagtGCTATCCattggtttgatgtgtttgagctttcaGTGTCCatcattgcaaaaaaaaacaatctgttTTGCTAAGataaaaacttgcatttaagaatgagttaagcttttttttattcagtgtttcctgaaataacaaaaaataaactccCCTTTTTATTCATTGGTCAacaatcacaataataaatgcacagacatttctgaatttaaataaaccaaaatatatGATTAAATGAGGCTCGCGGgtcgaaattatttttttttttttttattaaatataggatttcgatatatttttctataaatgaacctTTATCTTATACATTAATcataagaaaaatgaaataaaaaaatggggtcaccgttcatttacacTCAAAATCTGCCTTCAAAagacacatacatttttgttaatgtcctttttttctgttgaactaataggagaaatagcggtaatatcgaaataaaaaaagaacttaattacagaaatccctaaaattttacaattatttagtttatgtacagcttatttgaaaacagcaaaaaaaaatataggtcaacaatgagttaaaaaagatatttcaatttcaatgcaaaaaaatggcatttttgcaccaaagggagataatctggagttttttcaatgatatctacattttaaaaatcacctggggccaacacaaattgattttttggaataacGTTTGTACCATATTATAAAGTTACAACTACTAAAggtataattaataaaatttgtaatgaaaaataaatgtttattttttttctgaaaatcttatacccgcaaGCCTTCTTAATAATACTGGTTAATGTTCATAGAATGAAGCCAGGTTGTCAGCTCTACTTATTTTCCCACAGTCCTgtgttttgattggttaatttaTGAGCTTCATTCCTTGCTTTGAAGGGGAGAGTGAAGAAGTACAAACAACTGCtgaatcacaataataaaagttttttaatAGATGCAAAGAGTACCCAGACTTTACCTGAATGTAACAAAATAACATgatgataacaaataaatagtTCATAAATTATACtgaagtaataaaataatataaaaacatgtcattattttaaaattgcatatattgtttgaaaagaaaatgtttagaCATACAAGGTTTAAAGTTTCACATAGGAAGACTTTCTCAAGATTTCTATtgtaaaagtgtaaaaaaaaccttcaaaaaatgtttacctaacactgcttttaaaaaacaaatctgaaaaaACAAGAGACTGTACAGGATCATATGTCATGTCCCTATCAACAACTTTCAACCCAGAAGACAAATAAGTGTATCTTACCAAAGATGTATGTCAAAATatacattcataaataaaagacCGTAAAATATTGCACTATTATGCTATACTGTATAATTACACGTCTGTGAAACAAAAAATCTGatcagactttttttttta
This is a stretch of genomic DNA from Mytilus trossulus isolate FHL-02 chromosome 6, PNRI_Mtr1.1.1.hap1, whole genome shotgun sequence. It encodes these proteins:
- the LOC134720804 gene encoding uncharacterized protein LOC134720804 yields the protein MAHKGPPPPYQYQGPPAGQASNTTIYVNQQPQTRVIHKSSPGLFGSIMKEVNSVGREVEKGLNWAGNQIDHAVKQCETGNILQTFQTNNVVQLVSRASGRSLQIVMSPTQQLVIDGCGAEGPQAFNTLWTVVNENNNQVRLHNNNNYIAIVNGLTQLVHMPPGSMHGAETKIQLHQTNQFVTLASCKTVTQHVGVLENGQLKSALATHRNDTHAMFGVRLISTPYAGAPAKR